One part of the Patescibacteria group bacterium genome encodes these proteins:
- a CDS encoding putative glycoside hydrolase: protein MKRFFLHLSIILLGGLIFWPFKSTQASNPDLNSFPRLANYFLHWQLDDEKAQALAKWDVLVLDMETQVTSRAQLEKIRSLNPDIVLLAYISSQEIMSDAAYLPSNSLRQKLLSNIYPAWWLKDLNGQKVSFWPGTAMLNLSDGAGLSDLGQRFNDYLPQFVAREIKSSGLWDGVFYDNLWGDICWLKSGSLDLNNNRTALSCAEINRAWSEGVKKMLVNSRELLGDEFVIAGNGQAYLPYTPNLNGLMLENFPPAWEHNGEWSASFSNYLKLNEQVSRRPQINIINRSVERFDNYSSARFGLANALLGDAYYSADKNLSDHGQTWWYDEYDVDLGVPRSKAYNLLSSDSKVQPGFWRRDFSNGLTLVNSSAQEQKLLFGKEELERIKGSQDPQVNDGTKVTWIKLKPGEGIILLKSGAEILGSNFNNGNFVRVYNDRGQSVKNGFFAYLPNFPGDQDLLSFHQGSDLVNIISRQGAIEVYRQGKLVKKFYPFTKKNIAIAFSYNQDKIVAVAGQQLRVFNLEGKLLGLFAIKAKGDLSLASAGDRIAVASRDPSVYIYDFQGNLQSEILAYDKKWTGGINVALGDINQDGRLELVTAPRAGGNSQIRIFNEGGRLLGQFLAYDKNFRKGVRPSLSDINHDGRLEILAGIKNF, encoded by the coding sequence ATGAAGCGTTTCTTTCTCCATCTTTCAATCATTTTGCTTGGAGGTTTGATTTTCTGGCCCTTTAAATCAACCCAGGCCTCCAATCCAGACTTAAATTCTTTCCCTCGTCTAGCTAATTATTTTTTGCATTGGCAGCTAGATGATGAGAAGGCCCAGGCCCTAGCCAAGTGGGATGTTTTGGTTTTGGATATGGAAACCCAGGTGACTAGCCGCGCCCAACTAGAAAAGATCCGAAGTTTGAATCCCGATATCGTTCTCCTCGCTTATATCAGTTCTCAAGAAATCATGTCCGATGCTGCTTATTTGCCCAGCAATTCCTTACGCCAGAAACTATTATCTAATATCTACCCCGCTTGGTGGCTCAAGGATTTAAATGGTCAGAAGGTTTCTTTTTGGCCCGGGACCGCCATGCTTAACCTAAGCGATGGCGCCGGCTTGTCTGATTTGGGACAACGTTTTAATGACTATCTCCCTCAATTCGTGGCTCGGGAGATAAAAAGCAGCGGCCTCTGGGACGGAGTTTTCTATGACAATCTGTGGGGCGATATCTGTTGGCTGAAGTCTGGATCATTAGATTTGAATAATAACCGGACCGCTCTAAGCTGTGCCGAAATTAACCGCGCCTGGTCCGAAGGAGTCAAGAAGATGTTAGTTAACAGCCGGGAATTGTTAGGCGATGAGTTTGTTATTGCTGGTAACGGTCAGGCCTATTTGCCTTATACCCCCAATCTAAACGGCTTGATGCTGGAAAATTTTCCGCCGGCCTGGGAACATAATGGTGAATGGTCGGCTTCTTTCAGCAATTATCTGAAGTTGAACGAACAAGTCAGCCGCCGCCCCCAGATAAACATCATTAATCGCAGCGTGGAGAGATTTGATAATTATAGTTCGGCTCGTTTCGGCCTAGCTAACGCTCTTTTGGGAGATGCTTATTATAGCGCTGATAAGAATTTGTCTGACCATGGCCAGACTTGGTGGTATGACGAATATGATGTTGATTTAGGCGTTCCAAGATCTAAGGCTTATAATCTTTTAAGTTCTGACTCCAAAGTCCAACCTGGATTTTGGCGTCGTGATTTCAGCAACGGTTTAACTTTAGTTAATTCCAGCGCCCAAGAACAGAAATTATTATTCGGTAAGGAGGAGTTAGAACGGATTAAAGGTAGCCAGGATCCGCAAGTTAATGATGGCACCAAAGTTACCTGGATAAAATTGAAACCAGGGGAGGGAATTATCCTGTTGAAATCCGGAGCGGAGATATTGGGCAGTAATTTTAATAATGGCAATTTCGTCCGCGTCTACAATGATCGCGGTCAAAGCGTGAAAAACGGTTTCTTTGCTTATCTGCCAAATTTTCCTGGTGATCAGGATTTGCTAAGTTTTCATCAAGGGAGCGATTTGGTTAATATTATCAGCCGCCAAGGCGCAATCGAAGTTTATCGCCAGGGAAAGCTAGTTAAGAAATTCTATCCTTTTACTAAAAAAAATATAGCTATCGCTTTTAGCTATAATCAGGATAAGATAGTGGCTGTCGCCGGACAGCAGTTAAGGGTTTTTAATCTTGAGGGGAAACTGCTGGGTTTGTTCGCGATTAAAGCCAAAGGAGACCTTAGTTTGGCTTCAGCTGGAGATAGGATTGCTGTCGCCTCACGCGATCCGTCGGTCTATATTTATGATTTCCAAGGCAATCTTCAGTCGGAAATCTTAGCTTATGATAAAAAATGGACCGGTGGTATTAACGTTGCTCTGGGCGATATTAATCAAGACGGAAGATTGGAACTGGTGACTGCGCCGCGGGCCGGTGGAAATTCGCAAATCAGGATATTTAACGAAGGTGGCCGGCTTTTAGGGCAATTTTTAGCCTATGACAAGAATTTCCGTAAAGGTGTTAGGCCGAGTCTGAGCGATATTAACCATGATGGAAGATTGGAAATCTTAGCGGGGATCAAAAACTTTTAA
- the alr gene encoding alanine racemase, which translates to MINLLRQLIKPRYESLNRIEIVASNLLFNYDFLQSLKPQSQIWPVLKSNAYGHGLKEVCQILNRSQARMVVVDSFPEAQIVYSNFKGRVLILGEMPLGTYKYCNFNRTEFCVYNLDTIKYLAQNHPGAKIHLFLNTGMNREGIKDIKSFYEAGRESLSRLQISGICSHLAASGPKTDEQENKFLSMVSYLKEQGINPRYLHLSNSLGFFTAQNKLANTFRIGLSFYGYGDERLKPALRVYSKIVALQDLEPGETVSYGTDYVVQKKTRAAVIPFGYFEGLDRRLGPSQIRFKLQGREVKIAGRISMNLTVLDIGDIPAAVGQEVELISNECQALNSVESIAQAIDTIPYEVLVRLQANIRRVIV; encoded by the coding sequence ATGATTAATCTTTTAAGACAATTGATAAAACCGCGCTATGAAAGCTTGAATCGGATTGAGATCGTTGCTAGTAATCTCCTATTTAATTATGATTTTCTGCAATCTTTGAAACCGCAATCTCAGATTTGGCCGGTCTTGAAATCTAATGCCTATGGCCACGGTCTGAAAGAAGTCTGTCAGATACTTAATCGCAGCCAGGCTAGGATGGTAGTTGTCGATTCTTTTCCTGAGGCTCAGATAGTTTATAGTAATTTTAAGGGCCGGGTTTTGATTTTGGGCGAAATGCCCCTGGGGACTTATAAATATTGTAATTTTAATCGGACGGAGTTCTGTGTTTATAATTTAGACACGATCAAATATCTCGCTCAAAATCATCCTGGCGCCAAGATCCATCTTTTCCTTAACACCGGTATGAATCGAGAGGGAATTAAGGATATTAAAAGTTTCTATGAAGCTGGCCGGGAATCTCTCTCTCGACTGCAGATTTCTGGAATCTGCTCTCACCTAGCCGCGTCCGGACCTAAAACTGATGAACAAGAAAATAAATTTTTGTCAATGGTGTCTTATTTGAAAGAGCAGGGGATAAATCCCAGATATCTGCACTTAAGCAATTCTTTGGGCTTTTTTACAGCCCAGAATAAGTTAGCTAATACTTTCCGGATCGGCCTCTCCTTTTATGGTTATGGCGATGAGCGCCTCAAGCCGGCTCTTAGAGTTTATTCAAAGATTGTCGCTTTGCAGGATTTAGAGCCGGGAGAAACTGTTTCTTATGGCACCGATTATGTGGTCCAAAAGAAAACTCGAGCGGCAGTTATCCCTTTTGGCTATTTTGAGGGCCTGGATAGGCGTTTAGGGCCTTCCCAGATAAGATTCAAGTTGCAAGGTCGAGAAGTTAAGATAGCTGGCCGAATAAGCATGAATCTGACCGTTTTGGACATCGGTGATATTCCGGCCGCAGTCGGCCAGGAAGTTGAGCTTATCAGTAATGAGTGCCAAGCTCTCAACTCCGTAGAAAGTATCGCCCAGGCGATCGATACGATTCCTTATGAAGTCTTGGTCAGGCTGCAAGCCAATATTCGCCGTGTAATAGTTTAA
- the serS gene encoding serine--tRNA ligase has protein sequence MLDLKYIRENTLAVKEALAKRLSTKEFNLEKLLELDDHRREIIQKVEALKSERNAHSKTKPSPDVIKQMKKIGESIAKLEASLSKAEGELQEKLAELPNLPASDVPAGGKENNEVIYTYGSKPEFSFTPKDHVALATSLGLIDYERAAKMSGSGFWCYKGVGALLEWALLSYFIDFHQKNGYEFLLPPFLLTEKSAYTSGHLPKFRDDLFWTQDALCLNATSEMMLGNYHREEILPGDLLPLKYYAYSPCFRREAGSYRQEERGMIRGHQFNKVEMFAFCRPEDSWNLFDELLANAKKLVEGLGLHYQVSKLAAGDCSAAMAKTYDLEVWIPSMNIYKEVSSVSNALDYQARRGSIRFKDKQAEKTNFVHTLNASGLATSRLIPAILEQCQQADGSVIIPPALRPFLPSNLEIIKAEQS, from the coding sequence ATGTTGGATTTAAAATATATCCGTGAGAATACCTTAGCTGTTAAGGAGGCTTTAGCCAAGCGCTTATCTACCAAAGAATTTAATTTAGAGAAACTGCTCGAACTAGATGACCACCGTCGGGAAATCATCCAGAAGGTCGAGGCTTTAAAATCGGAAAGGAATGCTCATTCTAAGACTAAGCCTAGCCCGGACGTCATTAAGCAGATGAAGAAAATCGGCGAATCCATAGCTAAGTTGGAAGCATCCCTATCTAAAGCTGAAGGCGAGCTCCAGGAGAAGTTAGCCGAGTTGCCTAACTTGCCAGCTAGCGACGTGCCAGCCGGAGGCAAGGAAAATAATGAGGTTATCTATACTTATGGTAGTAAGCCGGAATTTTCTTTTACACCTAAAGACCACGTCGCCCTAGCTACCAGTCTCGGCCTGATCGATTATGAAAGAGCCGCGAAGATGTCCGGTTCGGGTTTCTGGTGCTATAAGGGTGTCGGCGCTCTTTTAGAGTGGGCGCTTCTATCATATTTCATCGATTTCCATCAGAAGAACGGTTATGAGTTTTTACTCCCGCCTTTCCTCTTAACAGAAAAATCTGCCTATACTTCTGGCCATCTACCTAAATTCCGTGATGATTTATTCTGGACGCAAGACGCTCTCTGTCTAAATGCCACCTCTGAGATGATGTTGGGCAATTATCATCGCGAAGAGATTTTGCCCGGTGATTTATTACCTTTGAAATATTACGCTTATTCGCCCTGCTTCCGGCGTGAAGCCGGCAGCTACCGACAAGAAGAGCGGGGGATGATTCGCGGGCATCAGTTCAATAAGGTGGAAATGTTCGCTTTTTGCCGGCCGGAAGATTCTTGGAATTTATTTGATGAGCTTCTGGCTAACGCCAAGAAATTAGTCGAAGGCCTTGGATTACATTACCAGGTATCAAAACTAGCTGCCGGCGATTGCAGCGCCGCTATGGCCAAGACTTACGACTTAGAGGTTTGGATTCCCAGCATGAATATTTATAAGGAGGTAAGCAGTGTCTCGAACGCCTTAGATTATCAGGCGCGTCGTGGTAGCATCCGCTTTAAAGACAAGCAGGCCGAAAAAACCAACTTCGTCCACACCTTGAATGCTTCTGGTTTGGCTACCAGCCGCTTGATTCCGGCTATCTTAGAACAGTGCCAACAAGCCGATGGCTCCGTGATTATTCCGCCCGCTTTACGGCCATTCTTGCCTTCTAATTTAGAGATAATTAAAGCTGAGCAGTCATGA